The Enteractinococcus fodinae genome has a segment encoding these proteins:
- a CDS encoding DUF6320 domain-containing protein, which translates to MKHCVDCQADIAGTWSRCPLCATPTTGQPTPSGFPDVPLAFSRRRILKILFLSSIVVILGSFAAQLVFDANEADIGILRSLWLGITAMWLVVLLAVRKRRNVAKNIVYLNLAVGLICVYWDYLTDWHGWSLDYAVPIVLAASIVALVITVRVMRMEVGEYIVYSGLTVLLGLTPIVFLVFGWVSQPIPSAICAAISIIALVMMQVYRGAEVRHELAKRLHL; encoded by the coding sequence ATGAAACACTGCGTTGACTGTCAGGCCGATATTGCCGGCACCTGGTCTCGCTGCCCGTTGTGTGCAACACCCACCACCGGGCAACCAACACCCAGTGGCTTTCCGGATGTACCGCTAGCCTTTTCCCGCCGACGTATCCTGAAGATCCTCTTCCTCAGCTCTATCGTGGTGATACTTGGATCGTTTGCCGCCCAACTGGTCTTCGACGCAAACGAAGCCGATATCGGCATCCTCCGATCGCTCTGGTTGGGAATCACAGCGATGTGGTTAGTCGTCCTACTGGCCGTGCGCAAGCGCCGGAATGTAGCGAAAAACATTGTGTACCTGAACCTTGCGGTGGGGCTCATCTGTGTCTACTGGGACTATCTGACCGATTGGCACGGCTGGTCACTGGACTATGCCGTCCCCATCGTCTTGGCCGCTTCTATTGTGGCGCTCGTGATTACCGTCAGAGTGATGCGCATGGAAGTAGGGGAGTACATCGTTTACAGCGGTTTAACCGTCCTGTTGGGTTTGACTCCCATTGTGTTTCTCGTCTTCGGGTGGGTTTCCCAACCAATACCCTCGGCCATTTGTGCAGCCATCAGCATCATCGCCTTGGTGATGATGCAGGTGTATCGCGGAGCTGAAGTGCGCCATGAGTTAGCCAAACGACTCCATCTCTAA
- a CDS encoding dihydrofolate reductase family protein: MGMLNYAATISLDGYIADSAGDFQWAAPNEDIFALHLARLSGVTTEILGRRTYHLMQYWEDPAQRAEMTEAEQDFAQYWQDVHKIIVSSTLAASQMRSDRDRLQRDLCLADIRRIVAATDGVVEIFGPTTAAEAIRACLVDQFEFFVIPIVLGGGRKALPEGAYRKLRLEDTRTFANGTVYLRYGR; encoded by the coding sequence ATGGGGATGTTGAATTACGCCGCAACAATCTCGCTCGATGGGTATATCGCTGACAGTGCCGGTGATTTTCAGTGGGCTGCCCCGAACGAAGACATCTTTGCCCTGCATTTAGCGCGGCTCTCAGGCGTGACTACCGAAATTTTAGGGCGCCGAACCTACCATCTGATGCAGTATTGGGAGGACCCGGCCCAGCGTGCCGAAATGACCGAAGCCGAACAGGACTTCGCGCAATACTGGCAGGACGTTCACAAGATCATCGTCTCCTCCACCCTCGCGGCAAGTCAAATGCGATCTGATCGGGATCGCTTACAACGCGATCTCTGCCTCGCAGACATCCGTCGTATAGTCGCTGCAACTGACGGCGTCGTCGAAATCTTTGGACCCACCACCGCAGCGGAAGCTATCCGGGCGTGTCTGGTAGATCAATTCGAATTTTTCGTCATCCCGATCGTGCTTGGTGGAGGACGCAAGGCGCTGCCCGAGGGAGCGTATCGTAAACTCAGGCTCGAAGACACCAGGACTTTTGCCAACGGTACCGTATACCTGCGATACGGGAGATAG
- a CDS encoding GNAT family N-acetyltransferase, producing MVSVTIRALRPDEGELLLRATVDNFNWQDERFTASDVLASPEMVYYTELFPERGDFGFVALEGDTPVGVAWALYLPPSAPGWGFVDAEIPEVSLWVAPSYRREGIGRALIHAIQHGARFRDLPGLSLSVDAGNPAKELYRSEGFVEVEGKESHGVMLWRRT from the coding sequence ATGGTTTCTGTGACTATTCGTGCGTTGCGCCCTGATGAGGGCGAGTTACTCTTGCGGGCCACGGTAGATAATTTCAACTGGCAAGACGAGCGTTTTACTGCCTCCGATGTTCTCGCGTCTCCGGAGATGGTCTACTACACCGAACTGTTTCCTGAGCGGGGCGACTTCGGATTCGTTGCACTGGAGGGTGACACACCCGTGGGTGTCGCCTGGGCGCTGTATTTGCCACCTAGTGCTCCAGGGTGGGGTTTTGTTGATGCTGAGATCCCCGAAGTCAGCCTATGGGTAGCGCCGTCGTATCGCCGCGAAGGTATAGGTCGAGCCTTAATACACGCTATCCAACACGGCGCCCGGTTCAGAGACTTGCCCGGTTTGAGCCTGTCGGTAGATGCAGGCAACCCAGCGAAAGAACTGTATCGCAGTGAAGGTTTTGTCGAGGTTGAAGGCAAGGAATCCCACGGTGTGATGTTATGGCGCAGGACGTAA
- a CDS encoding PPK2 family polyphosphate kinase, producing MKQPFHEALRKFAFQDGALSDLTTLDCRQTPGFFTKKGETKGKAAGQKRLQRDVERLAKLQELLFANAQAAELRRSVLLVMQGMDTSGKGSTITHVVGSMNPQGVHQVGFKKPTEEELRHDFLWRIRRETPKHGEIGVFDRSHYEDVLIHRVEELTPPSRLERRYGSIRQFEKELVSNGTIVVKVLLHISREEQYERLSKRLDNPEKHWKFTPSDVDAREKWDEYMEAHQLALEETDKPEAPWFVIPADRKWYARLAVQQLLIETLESLELSWPEATFDIEEQRKRLEASR from the coding sequence GTGAAGCAACCGTTCCACGAAGCCCTACGAAAATTCGCCTTTCAGGATGGAGCGTTGAGCGATCTCACCACGCTCGACTGCCGCCAAACCCCTGGCTTCTTCACCAAGAAAGGCGAAACCAAAGGGAAGGCCGCTGGGCAGAAACGTCTCCAACGCGATGTTGAACGCCTTGCCAAGCTCCAGGAACTGCTTTTCGCCAACGCCCAGGCGGCTGAGCTGCGCCGTTCCGTCCTGCTGGTCATGCAGGGCATGGACACCAGCGGTAAAGGAAGCACCATCACCCACGTGGTCGGATCGATGAACCCGCAAGGCGTGCATCAGGTTGGGTTCAAGAAACCCACCGAAGAAGAACTCCGGCACGACTTTCTGTGGCGCATCCGCCGCGAGACGCCAAAGCACGGCGAAATCGGAGTCTTTGATCGCTCACACTACGAAGACGTCCTCATCCACCGAGTCGAAGAACTCACCCCACCGTCACGCCTGGAGCGTCGCTACGGTTCGATCCGACAATTTGAAAAAGAACTCGTCAGTAACGGCACGATCGTCGTCAAAGTCCTGCTGCATATAAGCCGGGAGGAACAATACGAACGGCTTTCCAAACGCTTGGATAATCCAGAGAAGCACTGGAAATTCACACCCAGCGATGTGGATGCCCGCGAGAAATGGGACGAGTATATGGAGGCCCACCAGCTAGCGCTCGAAGAAACCGATAAACCTGAAGCGCCCTGGTTTGTCATCCCAGCAGACCGGAAGTGGTACGCCCGGCTCGCCGTGCAGCAGCTGCTCATCGAGACGCTCGAATCTCTTGAACTGAGCTGGCCCGAGGCGACCTTCGACATTGAGGAACAGCGTAAACGGCTCGAAGCCAGCCGATAA
- a CDS encoding zinc-binding dehydrogenase: protein MKAWQFVGTDKPLELNEVPEPTAGPGQVVVEVKAAGVCHSDVSALDDPGWMELFQHGLPRTMGHENAGIISEVGEGMEQWKVGDRVGLSPMMSDGDALGYGKWDGGFAPKLLATEDNLVALPDEVPFDLGAMATDAGLTAYHAMVTKGGAKEGLKVGVIGLGGLGYIGARVAALLGAEVYGAEINPETQKLADEIGLKDVADSIDAFKDKELDLIVDYAGFGTTTAQGIETLGKFGTFVQVGMGRLEATISTYTIIINQLTIKGSQSGTKEDLAEIYELMRSGKLNPPMNHIKHEDIPEAINKLREGGVVGRYIAEYDN, encoded by the coding sequence ATGAAAGCTTGGCAATTCGTAGGAACAGATAAACCTCTAGAACTCAACGAGGTCCCAGAACCCACAGCGGGTCCTGGACAGGTCGTAGTCGAGGTCAAAGCCGCTGGCGTGTGCCACTCGGACGTGTCAGCACTTGATGATCCAGGCTGGATGGAGCTGTTTCAGCACGGCCTCCCACGCACGATGGGCCATGAAAACGCCGGAATCATCAGCGAAGTCGGCGAGGGCATGGAACAGTGGAAGGTCGGCGATCGGGTTGGTCTATCACCCATGATGTCCGATGGGGACGCACTGGGTTACGGCAAATGGGATGGCGGCTTCGCCCCGAAACTTCTTGCCACTGAAGACAACCTCGTCGCCCTGCCGGATGAAGTGCCTTTCGATCTGGGTGCAATGGCAACGGACGCCGGGTTGACCGCATACCATGCCATGGTCACCAAGGGTGGTGCTAAGGAAGGTCTCAAAGTTGGCGTCATCGGACTCGGTGGGCTCGGTTATATCGGTGCCCGCGTGGCAGCACTGCTGGGTGCCGAAGTCTATGGGGCGGAAATCAATCCGGAGACCCAAAAACTGGCTGACGAAATTGGCCTCAAAGACGTTGCGGATTCTATCGACGCCTTCAAGGACAAAGAACTTGACCTCATCGTCGACTACGCCGGTTTCGGCACCACGACAGCCCAAGGCATCGAGACCCTGGGCAAATTCGGTACTTTTGTCCAGGTCGGCATGGGACGGCTTGAAGCGACCATCAGCACCTATACGATCATCATCAATCAGCTGACGATCAAAGGTTCCCAGTCTGGAACCAAAGAGGACCTGGCTGAAATTTATGAACTGATGCGCTCTGGCAAGCTGAACCCTCCGATGAATCACATCAAACACGAGGACATCCCAGAAGCAATTAACAAACTTCGCGAAGGTGGCGTGGTCGGCCGCTACATCGCCGAATACGACAACTAA
- the zapE gene encoding cell division protein ZapE, with protein MEIAQTLPSQTVASALLEIESLTGTTLDASQRRLATAVIELLHRSPQGSHAPADVPTGYFVYGPPGRGKTWLMSQLFERASYPAETKRHVHFHDFFRNLQQQLGPGTSMRKAIEATLTELLAGTELFFFDELHVHDPGSAALLNNLLAEIAERGIPTLITSNYEPEGLLPDVMFHHVIEPSITILREQFVVEELDGGTDYRSLAAPRSGGFASGHWLTLGPGQATQDALLSVGEIAPGSDEVVTVLEGHRALQASAVRGSQIWFDFANLLGTRSVTHDYLELAEQFDAWRLTDVPRLSRMDPASRQRLVTLIDVLVERDRPLIVCAEVSREELVDIADPPPDLFRTQSRLQLLQ; from the coding sequence ATGGAGATAGCGCAGACTTTACCCTCCCAGACCGTCGCCTCGGCGCTCTTAGAAATCGAATCCCTCACCGGAACGACACTCGATGCATCACAGCGACGCCTAGCGACCGCGGTCATTGAGTTGCTGCACCGTTCGCCTCAAGGAAGTCATGCGCCCGCTGACGTGCCGACGGGATACTTTGTTTACGGTCCTCCTGGTCGTGGCAAAACATGGTTAATGAGCCAGCTCTTTGAGAGGGCATCATATCCGGCCGAAACTAAACGCCACGTTCACTTTCACGATTTCTTCCGCAACTTACAGCAGCAACTTGGCCCCGGCACCAGCATGCGTAAAGCCATCGAAGCAACCCTGACCGAGCTATTGGCCGGCACCGAATTATTCTTCTTTGATGAGCTCCATGTGCATGACCCCGGAAGCGCCGCACTGCTGAACAACCTGCTCGCTGAGATCGCGGAGCGTGGGATTCCCACGCTGATCACGTCGAACTATGAGCCTGAGGGGCTCCTCCCGGATGTTATGTTCCATCATGTGATCGAACCCAGTATTACCATTCTGCGGGAGCAGTTCGTCGTTGAAGAACTCGACGGTGGCACCGACTACCGAAGCTTGGCCGCACCCCGAAGCGGCGGCTTCGCATCGGGTCACTGGCTTACCCTCGGCCCAGGCCAAGCCACCCAAGACGCGCTGCTCTCCGTTGGTGAAATCGCGCCCGGAAGCGACGAGGTCGTCACAGTGCTTGAGGGCCATCGTGCGTTGCAGGCCAGCGCTGTTCGAGGCTCTCAGATTTGGTTCGATTTCGCCAACCTGTTGGGCACACGCTCCGTGACACATGATTATCTGGAACTGGCGGAACAGTTCGATGCTTGGAGACTGACGGATGTTCCGCGCTTATCGCGGATGGATCCTGCCTCACGACAGCGTCTGGTGACCCTGATCGACGTCTTGGTTGAGCGAGATAGGCCACTCATCGTCTGTGCTGAGGTCTCTCGTGAAGAACTCGTAGACATCGCTGACCCACCTCCTGATCTGTTCCGCACGCAAAGCCGCCTGCAGCTCTTGCAGTAG
- a CDS encoding PhnD/SsuA/transferrin family substrate-binding protein, protein MSRKFLALSAAAATALALTACGDADADESADGASADSAGGVCAEFEPLRFSDTGVEGLETLVLEFEDFRVALEEATGLDVEFEPMASRTAAATALEYDDLDVLLTGPAEYVVLKEEADAIPLVGVTRDNYKAAIFKRADSDLESVEDLEGKQMITKEVGSTSGHLGPLEMLDSAGLDPNAGDVEVVPLSDTHIEAFATGDGDALGTGISDFEAVQEAMGDDAVEILAEGPDLPNDLFIARTGLGEDCANYLTDTLEENQDVLLEAIVQTGENDKYLGSEFVDATDSDYDPTRRAFEAAGFDQYADLPDEDEQ, encoded by the coding sequence ATGTCACGAAAGTTTCTTGCCCTCTCGGCGGCAGCAGCCACCGCACTTGCTTTGACAGCCTGTGGTGACGCAGATGCTGACGAGTCTGCTGATGGCGCCTCTGCTGACTCCGCAGGTGGAGTCTGCGCTGAGTTCGAACCGTTGCGCTTCTCCGACACGGGTGTTGAAGGACTTGAAACCCTCGTGCTGGAATTCGAAGACTTCCGCGTCGCATTAGAGGAAGCCACCGGTCTGGATGTTGAATTCGAACCAATGGCCTCCCGCACCGCAGCAGCCACAGCCCTGGAATATGACGACCTGGACGTACTGCTCACCGGACCGGCTGAATATGTGGTCCTAAAAGAAGAAGCCGACGCGATCCCACTGGTCGGGGTCACCCGCGACAACTACAAAGCGGCAATCTTCAAACGCGCCGACTCTGATCTCGAATCCGTCGAAGATCTTGAAGGCAAACAAATGATCACTAAAGAAGTCGGCTCAACTTCCGGCCACCTTGGCCCACTAGAAATGCTCGACTCCGCCGGGTTGGACCCAAACGCCGGTGACGTCGAAGTCGTCCCGCTGTCAGATACTCACATTGAAGCCTTCGCCACCGGCGATGGCGATGCACTGGGGACCGGCATCTCCGACTTCGAAGCCGTGCAAGAAGCGATGGGCGACGACGCAGTCGAGATCCTTGCTGAAGGCCCAGATTTGCCAAACGATCTGTTCATTGCACGCACTGGCCTTGGTGAAGACTGCGCGAACTACCTGACAGACACCCTGGAAGAAAACCAGGACGTGCTCCTTGAGGCGATCGTCCAGACCGGTGAAAACGACAAATACCTCGGTTCCGAGTTCGTCGACGCGACCGATAGCGACTATGACCCAACTCGACGCGCCTTCGAAGCAGCAGGCTTCGACCAGTACGCCGACCTCCCGGATGAGGACGAACAGTAA
- the phnC gene encoding phosphonate ABC transporter ATP-binding protein: MSQWSSAQDEVIRVRNLTKVYRNGTQALHDIDFSAAAGETVVLLGANGSGKSTLQKCLNGLVAATSGSVNVLGTEVTSANKRQLTQVRQQVGMVHQRIHLVRELSVLTNVIHGGLGRAPSPRNWLSATAKKAQREEALEALNRVGMAHVAGKRAEQLSGGQQQRVAIARMLMQRPKIVLADEPVAALDPRAGRAVMDMLWDITEEHNLTLVCTLHQLELARDYGSRIVALRAGSLDIDAHISELADHQLQGLYTSEHDYDQRSDMRGAA; the protein is encoded by the coding sequence ATGTCACAGTGGTCTTCGGCGCAAGACGAGGTTATTCGCGTCCGGAATTTGACGAAGGTCTATCGCAACGGCACGCAGGCACTGCATGACATCGATTTTTCGGCAGCCGCCGGAGAAACGGTCGTGCTTTTGGGTGCGAACGGCTCGGGCAAATCTACTTTACAGAAATGCCTCAACGGACTGGTGGCTGCAACGAGCGGTTCGGTTAATGTGCTGGGCACGGAAGTCACCAGCGCGAATAAACGACAGCTCACCCAGGTTCGACAGCAGGTGGGCATGGTACATCAGCGCATTCATCTCGTGCGCGAGCTATCCGTACTCACCAATGTTATCCACGGCGGGTTGGGTAGGGCACCGAGTCCAAGGAACTGGCTGAGTGCGACCGCCAAAAAGGCCCAGCGCGAAGAAGCGTTGGAAGCTCTGAACCGAGTAGGTATGGCTCATGTGGCCGGCAAGCGTGCTGAACAGTTATCGGGTGGTCAGCAGCAACGAGTTGCGATTGCCCGGATGCTGATGCAACGCCCGAAGATCGTCCTCGCGGATGAACCCGTGGCCGCACTGGATCCACGCGCTGGTCGGGCAGTTATGGACATGCTGTGGGATATCACAGAAGAACACAACCTGACGTTGGTGTGTACATTGCACCAACTGGAGCTCGCCCGGGACTACGGCAGCCGAATTGTCGCACTGCGCGCAGGCTCCCTAGATATTGACGCGCATATCTCAGAATTGGCAGACCATCAGCTCCAAGGGCTCTACACCAGTGAACATGACTATGATCAGCGGTCAGATATGCGAGGTGCTGCCTAA
- the phnE gene encoding phosphonate ABC transporter, permease protein PhnE, with product MSSLKPAGNQPDTGAHGTAKLPARFELPKWTSIAIGVLLLALAVNGLVRMDISWARIGEGPANIWGFITGAFPPNLERAPNLAEAMLETLEMAIIGTGLGVVLSIPAAILAAQNTTPYAPIGVAMRFILTVLRSIPELVWALIFVMAVGLGPLAGILALTVDVLGFAGRFFAERIEEVERGPIDALRSTGASGVAVVATAVLPASFASFTATGLYTLEKSIRGATILGMVGAGGIGMELTPAFTMRQFDTALTIIIMILVVVFLAEQLSSLVRRKMLGVDQLQRAV from the coding sequence ATGTCTAGCCTGAAACCCGCTGGAAATCAGCCAGATACTGGCGCACACGGGACCGCGAAGCTACCAGCACGGTTCGAACTCCCGAAGTGGACCTCTATTGCTATCGGGGTCTTGCTGCTGGCGCTTGCAGTCAATGGTCTGGTGCGCATGGATATTTCCTGGGCACGTATCGGCGAGGGACCAGCAAACATCTGGGGCTTCATCACCGGGGCGTTCCCGCCGAACCTCGAGCGCGCACCCAATCTGGCTGAGGCCATGCTTGAGACCCTAGAAATGGCGATCATCGGCACCGGGCTGGGTGTTGTCCTGAGCATCCCGGCAGCGATCCTCGCTGCTCAAAACACCACGCCGTATGCGCCCATCGGGGTTGCTATGCGATTTATTTTGACGGTCCTGCGTTCGATCCCAGAACTCGTATGGGCGTTGATCTTCGTGATGGCGGTCGGACTTGGACCGCTGGCAGGAATCTTGGCCCTTACCGTGGACGTGTTGGGTTTTGCTGGCAGGTTCTTTGCCGAGCGCATCGAAGAAGTCGAACGCGGCCCGATCGATGCGCTGCGTTCCACTGGAGCCAGCGGTGTCGCGGTCGTGGCCACCGCGGTGCTACCAGCCTCGTTTGCTTCGTTTACCGCAACCGGCCTCTACACACTGGAGAAATCGATACGTGGAGCAACCATTTTGGGCATGGTCGGCGCCGGTGGGATCGGGATGGAACTCACCCCGGCCTTCACGATGCGTCAATTCGATACGGCGTTAACGATCATCATCATGATCCTGGTGGTGGTCTTCTTAGCAGAACAATTGAGTTCCCTGGTGCGCCGCAAAATGCTAGGCGTGGACCAGCTCCAGCGAGCTGTCTAA
- a CDS encoding isocitrate lyase/PEP mutase family protein, giving the protein MSNVKAHAQDLAEQHESGELLVLPTVWDTWSATVAAEAGFSGLTIGSHPVADAIGSADGENMNFSEYLEVIKRIVSAVDLPVSADVESGYGLKAEELITRLLEAGAVGANIEDVVHTEGKRVRERQEHADYIAAARQAADDAGVDFVINGRTDAVKLGSEVYQDPLGEAVERVRLMEQAGARAVYPVGLSTAAEVSAVVEATSVPVNATAHPVDGHGVGHIQELKKLGVRRVTFGPLWQKWLGDVSAKQLAKWTD; this is encoded by the coding sequence ATGTCGAACGTTAAAGCACACGCTCAAGACCTAGCAGAACAACATGAGTCGGGCGAGTTACTCGTTCTCCCCACAGTTTGGGACACGTGGAGTGCAACGGTGGCTGCCGAAGCCGGATTCAGCGGCTTGACCATCGGAAGTCACCCGGTAGCAGACGCCATCGGCAGCGCCGACGGCGAGAATATGAACTTCTCCGAATACCTTGAGGTCATCAAACGCATCGTCAGTGCGGTCGACCTGCCGGTTAGTGCCGACGTGGAATCCGGGTACGGCCTCAAAGCAGAAGAACTGATCACCCGGCTGCTTGAAGCCGGTGCCGTGGGCGCTAACATCGAAGACGTCGTGCACACTGAAGGCAAACGTGTGCGTGAGCGTCAGGAACACGCCGACTACATTGCAGCAGCCCGTCAAGCTGCCGATGATGCCGGGGTGGACTTTGTGATCAATGGACGTACCGATGCGGTCAAGCTTGGCTCCGAGGTCTACCAGGATCCGCTGGGCGAAGCCGTCGAGCGAGTTAGGTTAATGGAACAGGCCGGAGCGCGTGCCGTTTACCCGGTCGGGTTGTCCACTGCCGCCGAGGTGAGCGCAGTGGTTGAAGCAACCTCGGTCCCGGTCAATGCAACAGCCCACCCGGTCGATGGTCACGGGGTCGGGCACATTCAGGAACTCAAAAAACTGGGCGTTCGTCGTGTAACGTTCGGTCCACTGTGGCAGAAATGGCTCGGTGACGTTTCGGCGAAACAGCTTGCGAAATGGACTGACTGA
- a CDS encoding zinc ribbon domain-containing protein YjdM translates to MSDQLPACPACHETYTYESGTLLVCPMCGHEWSAVADLNAEVAVPVIRDAVGNELTDGDTVTIVKDLKVKGAGGVIKVGTKVTGIRLLEDAIDGHDIDARVPGFGNMQLKSSVVKKAG, encoded by the coding sequence ATGTCTGATCAATTGCCCGCCTGCCCCGCATGCCACGAAACGTATACCTACGAATCGGGTACTTTACTTGTGTGCCCGATGTGCGGTCATGAATGGTCTGCTGTGGCAGACCTGAATGCGGAAGTTGCGGTACCGGTGATCCGTGATGCGGTGGGGAATGAACTCACCGATGGCGACACCGTCACGATCGTGAAAGACTTGAAGGTCAAAGGAGCAGGCGGCGTGATTAAGGTTGGCACAAAGGTCACCGGTATTCGGCTCCTCGAAGATGCTATCGATGGGCATGATATCGACGCGCGGGTGCCCGGGTTTGGCAACATGCAGCTGAAATCCAGTGTGGTGAAGAAGGCGGGCTGA
- a CDS encoding dihydrofolate reductase family protein has translation MGQLIYSMMVSLDGYVADQHGDFMWAVPDEEVLAMVNEQTATVGTYLYGRRMYELMQVWETDPDIAGDSLGSQEYAALWQQATKIVYSQRLNEVATQRTTLRRSFDPAEVRQLKETSSTNLTVDGPTLAAEAFRHDLVDQIHAIVCPVVVGAGLAFLPKVRLDLELLASRRFANGMVSLQYQVHHPS, from the coding sequence ATGGGTCAACTGATTTACTCCATGATGGTCTCGTTAGACGGCTACGTGGCCGACCAACACGGGGATTTCATGTGGGCTGTGCCGGATGAAGAAGTCCTCGCCATGGTGAACGAACAGACCGCAACGGTGGGTACGTACCTGTACGGTCGGCGGATGTATGAGCTCATGCAGGTCTGGGAAACCGATCCCGACATCGCTGGCGATTCCCTGGGATCACAAGAATATGCCGCCCTCTGGCAACAAGCGACCAAAATCGTGTATTCACAGCGTCTCAATGAGGTAGCTACGCAGCGCACCACATTACGCCGAAGCTTTGACCCTGCAGAAGTACGACAGCTCAAGGAAACGTCTTCGACCAACTTGACCGTCGATGGGCCTACCTTAGCTGCCGAGGCGTTCCGCCACGACCTGGTAGATCAGATTCACGCGATTGTCTGCCCCGTGGTGGTGGGTGCAGGCCTAGCCTTCCTACCCAAAGTCCGCCTGGACCTCGAGCTACTCGCCAGCCGACGGTTTGCCAACGGAATGGTGAGCCTGCAGTATCAGGTCCACCACCCCTCCTAA
- a CDS encoding cysteine hydrolase family protein, translated as MTESRDALLLVDMQNAFFNEDGLAEQQEELVEAANRLSDAARQAEVPIFVVTTVHSRDESTWTLGMLAAGEGFLFNGDEGTEVVPGLDTSNTTRIEKTRDSAWFATDLHLRLSNLGVDRIVLAGVSTHGCVGQTARDAYAYNIRTTIVTDAVGDSRDDYHREQLSHLEDDGQAAMATVDEIIEKWTGA; from the coding sequence ATGACTGAATCCCGTGATGCATTACTACTGGTCGACATGCAAAATGCCTTCTTCAATGAGGACGGTTTAGCTGAGCAGCAGGAAGAACTTGTCGAGGCAGCCAATCGGCTTTCAGATGCTGCACGACAGGCAGAAGTCCCGATCTTCGTGGTCACAACGGTCCACAGTCGAGACGAGTCCACTTGGACGTTGGGCATGCTCGCTGCCGGTGAAGGTTTCCTCTTCAACGGCGATGAAGGCACCGAAGTGGTGCCAGGACTGGACACGTCAAACACCACGCGAATCGAAAAAACTCGCGACAGTGCATGGTTCGCCACTGACCTGCATCTGCGGCTGTCCAATCTGGGCGTCGATCGAATTGTATTGGCCGGCGTTTCGACCCACGGTTGTGTGGGACAGACCGCCCGCGATGCGTATGCCTACAACATTCGCACCACGATCGTGACCGATGCTGTGGGAGATTCTCGCGACGACTATCACCGCGAACAGCTCTCCCACCTCGAAGATGACGGTCAAGCCGCTATGGCGACCGTCGATGAGATCATCGAGAAATGGACCGGTGCCTAA
- a CDS encoding NADPH-dependent FMN reductase has protein sequence MKIGIINGSIRAERNTEPVAKYAYDIASQRDGDVTYEYVDLGEYNVPLLTTSVHPMMANKDYEDANVQAWSDTIDALDGFVFVTPEYNHGVPGGFKNAVDVLAAEWIGKPVSFIGHGAVGGVRAIEQWRQILANFSMPMTRAELNFNLFFDWADGEFTPAERHPGEIQAMLDELEALVAKNRETVAADRS, from the coding sequence ATGAAGATCGGTATCATCAACGGCTCGATCCGCGCCGAACGCAACACCGAACCAGTCGCGAAATACGCATACGATATCGCTTCCCAGCGCGATGGTGACGTGACCTACGAGTACGTCGATCTTGGTGAATACAATGTGCCACTGTTGACTACCTCGGTGCACCCGATGATGGCCAATAAGGACTACGAAGACGCCAACGTACAGGCCTGGTCCGACACCATTGACGCCCTCGATGGTTTCGTCTTTGTGACTCCAGAATACAACCACGGTGTGCCCGGTGGTTTCAAGAACGCTGTTGACGTACTGGCTGCCGAGTGGATCGGCAAACCAGTTTCCTTCATCGGCCACGGTGCCGTGGGGGGAGTCCGCGCGATTGAACAATGGCGCCAGATCCTGGCAAACTTCTCCATGCCAATGACCCGTGCAGAACTGAACTTCAACCTCTTCTTCGACTGGGCCGACGGTGAATTCACCCCGGCAGAGCGTCACCCGGGTGAGATCCAAGCCATGCTAGATGAGCTCGAAGCCTTGGTCGCAAAGAACCGCGAAACCGTAGCCGCAGACCGCAGCTAG